One genomic window of Cygnus olor isolate bCygOlo1 chromosome 3, bCygOlo1.pri.v2, whole genome shotgun sequence includes the following:
- the ZC3H12D gene encoding probable ribonuclease ZC3H12D produces MPAGMALAASSKPAPPRSGRVSAAGMEVHHSKLDFFCKLGYSKQDICKVLENLGQEALEDDVLKELIRMGSKPQALESQAQPSLPKLVARGSCSTSPVPQWLGGDESDSSSHLRPIVIDGSNVAMSHGNKEVFSCWGIRLAVDWFRERGHTYIKVFVPLWRKEPPRQDSPIADQHILEELEKQSILVYTPSRKVKGKRVVCYDDRYIVKVAYEKDGVIVSNDHYRDLQNENPEWKWFIEQRLLMYSFVSNRFMPPDDPLGRHGPTLNNFLSKKPALPEPTWQPCPYGKKCTYGNKCKFYHPERPHQAQLSVADELRAKIKAPVSLGKEEEPCNHSPCRTGRDPVPPDTGTETLQGAGSGVGPSCYTAWSPGSYCPRLADARAIGLDPALEQDQRLPDTLRDGALVEEMSALSISDKVLCGARPARAPQDREVADSPRGCCSLRHGPFLLHHHHPSDCAWRHAEHCWPQEGPQGPRSRCLHTTPQHGPALQAQQQQHLLPPSTVPPAGPLQGYGEQPALPSRCFPSQPLLLDASSGLGFFQKAYTYPDAAYCSYWPPPAARPPCAQQASVHRELCTMFSCAEVNQVMALYPDIKDIASLTLLIQRHRNL; encoded by the exons ATGCCCGCTGGGATGGCGCTGGCCGCTTCTAGCAAGCCAGCGCCACCACGCTCCGGGAGAGTttctgcagcagggatggaAGTGCATCACAGCAAGCTGGACTTTTTCTGCAAGCTGGGCTACAGTAAGCAGGACATCTGCAAAGTGCTGGAGAACCTGGGCCAAGAAGCCCTGGAGGACGACGTGCTGAAAGAGCTGATTCGGATGGGGAGCAAACCCCAGGCTCTGGAGAGCCAGGCTCAGCCCTCCCTGCCAAAGCTCGTTGCCCGGGGGTCCTGTAGCACTTCTCCAGTGCCACAGTGGCTTGGGGGAGACGAAAGCGATTCCTCCAGTCACTTGAGACCCATTGTGATCGACGGCAGCAACGTTGCAATGAG ccatGGAAACAAAGAGGTCTTTTCCTGCTGGGGGATCCGTCTGGCGGTGGACTGGTTCCGAGAAAGGGGGCACACCTACATCAAGGTTTTTGTCCCGCTCTGGAGAAAGGAGCCGCCTCGACAAGACAGTCCCATTGCAG ATCAGCACATTCTTGAAGAGCTTGAGAAGCAATCGATCCTTGTGTATACCCCATCTCGGAAGGTGAAAGGCAAGAGGGTGGTTTGCTACGATGATCGCTACATCGTGAAAGTTGCTTATGAGAAAGACGGAGTCATTGTCTCCAATGACCATTATCGGGATCTCCAGAATGAAAACCCTGAGTGGAAGTGGTTTATCGAGCAGCGGCTGCTCATGTACTCGTTTGTCAGTAACAG GTTTATGCCTCCTGATGACCCCCTAGGCCGGCACGGACCCACCCTTAATAATTTCCTCAGCAAAAAGCCAGCGCTTCCCGAACCAACGTGGCAACCTTGCCCCTACG gtAAAAAATGCACCTATGGCAATAAATGCAAGTTCTATCACCCAGAGAGGCCACATCAAGCTCAGCTGTCAGTCGCTGATGAGCTCAGAGCCAAAATAAAGGCACCCGTAagcctggggaaggaggaggagccATGCAACCACTCTCCATGCCGGACTGGCCGAGATCCCGTGCCTCCTGACACTGGCACAGAAAcgctgcagggagctggcagcggTGTGGGGCCCTCCTGCTACACGGCCTGGTCCCCAGGCAGCTACTGCCCACGGCTGGCTGACGCCAGGGCCATCGGCCTTGACCCTGCCCTGGAGCAGGACCAGAGGCTGCCAGACACCCTGAGGGACGGAGCCCTCGTGGAGGAGATGTCGGCACTCTCCATCAGCGACAAGGTGTTATGTGGAGCCAGGCCAGCCCGTGCCCCCCAGGACCGAGAGGTGGCCGacagcccccggggctgctgtAGCCTCAGGCACGGCCCCTTCCtgctccaccaccaccacccctcgGACTGCGCCTGGAGGCACGCGGAGCACTGCTGGCCTCAGGAGGGCCCACAGGGGCCCAGGAGCCGCTGCCTCCACACCACGCCTCAGCACGGCCCAGCCCtacaagcacagcagcagcagcacctcctgccgCCCTCCACTGTGCCTCCAGCTGGGCCGCTGCAGGGGTACGGTGAGCAGCCGGCACTGCCCAGCCGCTgcttccccagccagcccctgctgctggaTGCCAGCAGCGGTCTCGGCTTCTTCCAGAAAGCCTACACTTACCCTGATGCTGCATACTGCAGTTACTGGCCGCCCCCCGCTGCAAGACCTCCTTGTGCCCAGCAGGCGAGCGTCCACAGGGAGCTGTGCACCATGTTCTCCTGCGCTGAGGTGAACCAAGTCATGGCCTTGTACCCAGACATCAAGGACATCGCTAGTTTGACTTTACTCATTCAAAGACACAGGAACTTGTGA